One window of the Pseudobdellovibrionaceae bacterium genome contains the following:
- a CDS encoding ATP-grasp domain-containing protein, which produces MRRLRVLVLLHEDLFPPDEIPSYEEWEFAEWKTEFDVRKSLIEAGHQVQLLGVSEDLRVIREAIDEFRPHIIFNLLEEFAGRATFDQHVVSYLEMLGVKYTGCNPRGLMISRSKDLAKKLLTYHRIPNPQFHVFTVSKKVLIPKRIQYPLFVKSLTEEASTGITQDSIVFSDKELRERIHYFAEKVGSDVIAESYIEGREFYVSILGNDRLTTMAPWELFFNNLPDRVPRVATRKVKWDSRYRKKYGIDAGLAKDLDQGTIERIQQTAKRTYKALGLSGYARIDLRMDDQGGVFVIEANPNPDIGLGDEFAESAKIMGYDHPKLMDRILSLGLSWSPPGT; this is translated from the coding sequence ATGAGGCGTTTGCGGGTTTTGGTCCTTCTTCACGAGGACTTGTTCCCACCCGACGAAATACCGAGTTATGAAGAGTGGGAATTTGCCGAGTGGAAAACTGAATTTGATGTCAGAAAGAGTCTGATCGAGGCAGGTCACCAGGTTCAGTTGTTAGGTGTCAGTGAAGATCTCAGGGTTATTCGCGAAGCGATAGACGAATTTCGTCCACACATCATTTTCAACTTGTTGGAGGAATTTGCTGGTCGAGCCACCTTCGATCAACATGTAGTCTCTTATTTGGAAATGCTGGGAGTTAAATACACGGGATGCAATCCGCGGGGATTGATGATTTCACGGAGCAAGGATTTGGCAAAAAAGCTCCTAACTTATCACAGAATTCCCAATCCCCAATTTCATGTCTTTACTGTCAGCAAAAAGGTATTAATACCAAAGAGAATTCAATATCCACTCTTCGTCAAATCCCTTACTGAGGAAGCCAGCACGGGGATTACCCAGGATAGCATTGTCTTTAGTGACAAGGAGCTCAGGGAGCGGATCCACTATTTTGCAGAAAAAGTGGGATCAGATGTAATTGCCGAATCCTACATTGAGGGGCGAGAGTTTTATGTCAGCATTTTGGGCAATGACAGGCTGACGACCATGGCTCCATGGGAACTTTTCTTTAACAATTTGCCCGACCGTGTTCCAAGAGTGGCGACCCGAAAGGTTAAATGGGACTCTCGATACCGAAAGAAATACGGCATTGATGCCGGATTGGCAAAAGACTTGGACCAGGGCACCATTGAGAGGATTCAGCAAACCGCAAAGAGGACTTACAAAGCACTTGGATTGAGTGGTTACGCACGCATTGATTTGCGGATGGATGATCAGGGTGGCGTGTTCGTCATTGAGGCCAATCCAAATCCGGACATTGGGTTGGGAGATGAATTTGCTGAGTCCGCCAAGATTATGGGCTATGATCATCCTAAATTAATGGATCGAATACTTTCTCTTGGCCTTAGTTGGTCCCCTCCGGGGACTTAA
- a CDS encoding S9 family peptidase, protein MFVTVLAAAGIFAGCSTSTKTGTVGDPYIWLEEIEGEKALSWVREQNGHSLNLLEKDDRFTDYMSTAQKILTSDDRIPYGRIRNGFVYNFWQDKTNVRGVWRRTRLAEYRKTKPNWEVLLDLDKLAEVEKENWVYKQVSCLPPDYDRCLLFLSRGGKDASVVREFNVKTKEFVKNGFFVPEGKTWLGWYDKNTLLIGTNFGPDSLTDSGYPMEQRIWKRGTPLAEAKLLFKGQKTDVGVWAYRAFRPEGQAVLLSRSITFYESQNFYVKPNNESVEIPVPKDAEIHGLFEGEMIVQTKSPWKIRNDKGVHQEVKSGSLVSFSAARFLRSGKIEEVKEIFVPTKRSSLLSSSTSENALFFSVLDNVKGQVFRAKFRGSRWRVQPVKLPDNGSASVISADDFTRDVLISFQSFTIPNRLYLAKNGSRFPQIIRSLPDQFNGKDLKVEQMEAVSKDGTKVPYFVVGPKVRNREGKNKTLLYGYGGFESSMTPHYMGVTGKIWLEPGNVYVVANIRGGGEFGPGWHQAAQKENRQRAFDDFIAVAEDLIKRKITSASNLGIMGGSNGGLLVGAVFVQRPELFGAVVCQVPLLDMLRYSQLLAGASWMGEYGDPSDPQMREVLRRYSPYHNILKEKKYPEVFFITSTKDDRVHPGHARKMVAKMKDLGHPVLYFENIEGGHSASANLIQRAKRSALEFVYLQQKLK, encoded by the coding sequence ATGTTCGTCACTGTTTTGGCAGCTGCAGGAATATTTGCTGGATGTTCAACCTCTACGAAAACGGGCACGGTCGGCGACCCCTATATTTGGCTTGAAGAGATCGAAGGGGAAAAGGCCCTTTCTTGGGTCCGGGAGCAAAATGGTCACTCCTTGAATCTGCTGGAGAAGGACGATCGCTTCACTGACTATATGTCAACAGCGCAGAAAATCCTTACGTCTGATGATCGTATTCCCTACGGTCGAATTCGAAACGGGTTTGTCTATAATTTTTGGCAGGACAAGACAAATGTGCGTGGGGTGTGGCGTAGAACCAGGTTGGCGGAATACCGGAAAACGAAACCCAACTGGGAAGTGCTGTTAGATTTGGATAAGCTGGCCGAGGTGGAAAAGGAAAACTGGGTTTATAAGCAGGTGAGCTGTCTCCCCCCTGATTATGATCGATGTTTGTTGTTTTTGTCGCGAGGCGGGAAAGACGCGAGTGTTGTTCGTGAGTTCAATGTTAAAACCAAAGAGTTTGTAAAAAATGGTTTCTTTGTGCCGGAGGGAAAGACCTGGCTTGGATGGTACGACAAAAATACTCTTTTGATTGGAACTAATTTTGGCCCCGATTCTTTGACCGACTCTGGCTATCCCATGGAGCAGAGAATCTGGAAACGGGGAACCCCTTTGGCAGAAGCCAAACTGCTATTTAAGGGACAGAAGACCGATGTGGGAGTCTGGGCTTATCGAGCATTTAGACCAGAGGGGCAGGCGGTTCTCCTCAGTCGGAGTATTACCTTTTACGAGTCCCAGAACTTTTATGTAAAGCCTAACAACGAATCGGTTGAAATTCCAGTTCCCAAGGATGCCGAGATTCACGGATTGTTTGAGGGCGAAATGATCGTTCAGACCAAGTCACCCTGGAAGATTCGAAATGATAAAGGGGTCCACCAGGAGGTTAAGTCGGGTTCATTGGTTTCTTTTTCTGCTGCACGCTTTCTCCGTTCCGGAAAGATTGAAGAGGTTAAAGAGATTTTTGTACCCACAAAGCGCTCTTCTCTGCTGAGTTCCTCTACCAGTGAGAATGCCCTATTCTTTTCCGTTTTAGATAATGTAAAGGGGCAGGTGTTTCGCGCTAAGTTTCGTGGCAGTCGATGGCGTGTTCAGCCGGTTAAACTGCCAGACAATGGTTCTGCGAGCGTCATTTCGGCAGATGACTTTACTCGTGACGTGTTGATTAGCTTTCAGAGTTTTACCATTCCTAATCGATTGTATTTAGCGAAGAACGGCAGTCGATTTCCACAGATTATTCGTTCATTGCCCGATCAGTTTAATGGGAAAGACCTGAAAGTGGAACAAATGGAGGCTGTGAGTAAAGATGGAACAAAGGTTCCTTATTTTGTGGTCGGTCCCAAAGTGCGCAACAGAGAGGGCAAAAACAAGACTCTTCTTTATGGTTACGGCGGATTTGAATCCTCAATGACTCCTCATTATATGGGCGTCACAGGAAAGATCTGGCTGGAACCAGGCAACGTTTACGTTGTAGCCAACATTCGCGGAGGGGGGGAGTTTGGTCCTGGTTGGCATCAGGCAGCCCAAAAGGAAAACAGGCAAAGGGCATTTGATGATTTTATTGCGGTAGCTGAGGATCTGATTAAGAGAAAGATCACCTCTGCTTCCAACTTAGGGATTATGGGAGGCAGCAACGGCGGTCTGCTCGTTGGTGCGGTATTTGTGCAGAGGCCAGAGTTGTTTGGGGCTGTCGTTTGCCAGGTGCCTCTGTTGGATATGCTTCGATATTCACAATTGCTAGCCGGGGCAAGTTGGATGGGGGAGTATGGGGATCCGAGCGATCCTCAGATGCGTGAAGTCCTGCGTAGATATTCGCCTTACCACAATATATTGAAAGAAAAAAAGTATCCTGAAGTCTTCTTTATCACATCCACCAAGGATGATCGTGTTCATCCAGGTCATGCGAGGAAGATGGTGGCCAAAATGAAGGATCTAGGTCACCCGGTTCTTTACTTTGAGAACATTGAAGGCGGACACAGCGCGAGTGCTAACCTTATTCAGAGGGCGAAGCGGTCGGCTCTGGAATTTGTTTATCTGCAGCAGAAGCTGAAATAG
- a CDS encoding MBL fold metallo-hydrolase has protein sequence MKIHHLDCGTMCPLGGKHFPWLVPELMVCHCLLIETAQGLTLVDTGFGTQDVEHPEKLGLSSHLFGWRRKLGGTAFYQIQNLGFTGEDVRHIVVTHLDLDHAGGLSDFPHAQVHVLKTEWQASISRKGLQGKQRYRPSQFTHQPRWVFHELSNGENWQGFQCVRDIPGLPPEVLLVPLPGHSMGHMGIAVQVGNKWLLHAGDSYYDRMELYDPKQLPLGLKYLRYTIHANRRIAWENQNRLHQLIEGSKDIDVFCSHDPSELTAFSKRSDDL, from the coding sequence ATGAAGATTCATCATTTGGACTGTGGAACCATGTGTCCCCTGGGCGGTAAACATTTCCCCTGGTTGGTACCTGAGTTGATGGTTTGCCATTGTCTTTTGATTGAAACTGCTCAGGGACTAACTCTGGTCGATACTGGCTTTGGGACTCAGGACGTTGAACACCCAGAGAAATTAGGACTTAGTTCTCACTTATTCGGTTGGCGACGTAAATTGGGTGGGACAGCGTTTTACCAAATTCAAAACCTTGGATTTACGGGTGAGGATGTCAGGCACATAGTTGTCACCCACTTGGATCTAGACCATGCTGGTGGACTCAGTGATTTTCCCCACGCACAGGTTCATGTTCTGAAAACAGAATGGCAAGCATCAATATCCCGCAAGGGCTTGCAGGGCAAACAACGCTATCGGCCGAGCCAATTCACTCATCAACCCCGTTGGGTTTTTCATGAATTGTCTAATGGAGAAAACTGGCAGGGATTTCAGTGTGTTCGTGATATTCCTGGTCTTCCACCTGAAGTTCTGTTGGTACCTCTCCCTGGTCATTCCATGGGCCATATGGGAATTGCTGTTCAAGTAGGTAATAAGTGGCTTCTCCATGCAGGAGATAGCTATTACGACCGAATGGAGCTTTACGATCCAAAACAACTCCCTCTCGGCCTCAAGTACTTACGATATACGATTCATGCAAATAGACGGATCGCCTGGGAAAACCAAAACCGACTTCACCAACTGATTGAAGGCAGTAAGGATATCGATGTCTTTTGCTCCCATGACCCAAGTGAGTTAACTGCGTTTTCCAAAAGATCAGACGATCTCTAA
- a CDS encoding PLP-dependent transferase has translation MGDKEKKKRDEALGEEAAAKIPSGYRLSTQLIHGQFSTSAWDFTHHLNPPESASTTFRLESLERGAQGFLKFASPDEDPNSPPILIYDRLDEPNILMLEARLAVLEGSQCSVSFGSGMGAIATSLLALCQTGQKIVAHRTLYGCTYSLMTNWLPRLGIHSRFIDMNSAEDRSCLTDPGVRVVYFESLTNPNLELIDLPQVAKQVKEINKNRLEEEQILIIVDNTFPTPMGFRPLEHGADLVIQSLTKNISGFGTAMGGAIMTPKKYEGMLKAARKDFGAILNPKSAWQIMTYGVSTLPMRMAIQQENAMKVAQFLESHPKVEKVVYPGLESYPQKDLARALLKSPDGQFAPGSMVSFQLKGEMDRCEKFVDHVAEHSYAITLAVSLGVNKTLIEVPGYMTHAPIPKDHQVDSGIDPRGIRLSLGLESVDDLISDLKKSLEIV, from the coding sequence ATGGGTGATAAGGAAAAGAAAAAGAGGGATGAAGCACTTGGAGAAGAAGCGGCCGCTAAGATCCCCAGTGGCTACAGACTCTCAACTCAACTGATTCATGGGCAGTTTTCCACTTCGGCTTGGGATTTTACTCATCACCTTAATCCTCCTGAATCGGCTAGCACCACTTTCAGGCTGGAATCACTTGAAAGGGGAGCCCAAGGGTTTTTGAAATTTGCCTCGCCAGATGAGGATCCTAATTCCCCGCCCATCTTAATCTACGACCGCCTGGATGAGCCTAATATTCTAATGTTGGAAGCCCGATTGGCAGTACTGGAAGGTTCCCAGTGCTCTGTTTCTTTCGGTAGTGGAATGGGTGCGATCGCCACATCTTTGTTGGCTCTTTGTCAAACGGGGCAAAAGATTGTCGCCCACAGGACTTTGTATGGTTGTACTTACAGTTTAATGACCAATTGGCTTCCTCGTTTGGGTATTCACAGTCGCTTTATTGACATGAATTCCGCTGAGGACAGGTCGTGCCTAACGGATCCTGGAGTTCGCGTGGTCTACTTTGAAAGTCTGACCAACCCGAACTTGGAGTTGATTGATCTTCCTCAGGTGGCAAAACAGGTTAAGGAGATAAACAAGAACCGACTGGAAGAAGAACAGATTTTGATTATTGTCGACAACACCTTTCCCACGCCCATGGGCTTTCGTCCTCTTGAGCATGGTGCGGATTTGGTTATTCAAAGTTTAACCAAGAATATTTCTGGTTTTGGCACTGCCATGGGTGGGGCTATTATGACGCCCAAAAAATATGAAGGGATGCTAAAAGCGGCCAGAAAGGATTTTGGTGCCATTCTCAATCCCAAGTCAGCTTGGCAGATTATGACCTACGGGGTATCCACTCTACCCATGCGCATGGCGATTCAGCAAGAAAACGCAATGAAGGTGGCGCAGTTTTTGGAAAGCCATCCAAAAGTGGAGAAGGTGGTATATCCTGGACTGGAGAGCTATCCCCAGAAGGACCTCGCCCGCGCTTTGCTTAAGTCCCCGGATGGTCAATTTGCTCCAGGTTCAATGGTTTCCTTTCAGCTTAAGGGTGAGATGGATAGGTGTGAGAAGTTTGTCGACCATGTTGCCGAACACTCCTACGCCATCACTCTTGCGGTTAGTCTGGGTGTCAACAAGACCTTGATTGAAGTTCCAGGTTACATGACTCATGCTCCAATTCCCAAGGACCACCAGGTGGATTCGGGGATTGATCCAAGGGGAATCAGGCTGAGCCTTGGACTTGAATCAGTCGATGATTTAATTAGCGACTTAAAGAAGTCTTTAGAGATCGTCTGA
- a CDS encoding putative zinc-binding metallopeptidase has translation MIIFKVWRPEDLPLEPMESVRYERGVQEDRTLGGVVDSWSRLSDQELLSLRLNQLGLSLEGSSVARGISQLYRELSLKGLSFRPHFWVSDEWFCPDGIPGISVPFFLLHPRLRRLEQRYIGYVEGGDWPWMMKLLRHEAGHAIENAFNMRGWPERTSTFGSTEQPYPNSYAPRPYSRRFVRHLEDHYAQSHPDEDFAETFALWLNPESQWEQRYQGWAALEKLMTMEKLMKRVQSRSQVRKNRFRQDPIEMNKQTLGQFYRDKRRKLKLTPTRDMDANLRTVFTDGGVGLLGAGAFLKKHRQEICREVAQGMGEYQYRIGDVLNRLSRRADELGLSVDPSQKLAPVLDVVAAQALEDWERKRHHIVL, from the coding sequence ATGATTATTTTCAAGGTCTGGCGGCCTGAAGATCTGCCTCTTGAACCGATGGAGTCCGTGCGTTATGAGAGAGGGGTTCAGGAGGACAGGACCTTGGGTGGAGTTGTTGATAGTTGGAGTCGGTTGAGTGATCAGGAGCTCCTGAGTTTGCGGCTCAACCAGCTAGGCTTGTCCCTAGAGGGTAGCTCTGTGGCCCGAGGAATTAGCCAGTTGTACCGGGAATTGAGCCTGAAAGGCCTTAGTTTTCGACCCCATTTTTGGGTATCGGATGAGTGGTTTTGTCCGGATGGCATCCCAGGAATTTCGGTGCCCTTTTTTCTCCTTCACCCGAGGTTGAGAAGGCTCGAGCAACGGTATATTGGGTATGTAGAGGGCGGTGACTGGCCGTGGATGATGAAGCTCCTTCGCCACGAAGCGGGTCACGCCATTGAAAATGCCTTCAACATGAGAGGGTGGCCTGAGCGGACCTCGACTTTTGGCAGTACTGAGCAGCCCTATCCTAATTCCTATGCTCCGAGGCCTTACAGTCGAAGATTCGTCCGCCATCTAGAGGATCACTATGCCCAAAGCCATCCTGATGAAGATTTTGCTGAGACCTTTGCCCTATGGTTGAATCCAGAATCCCAATGGGAACAGAGATATCAGGGGTGGGCCGCCCTTGAAAAGCTGATGACGATGGAAAAGCTGATGAAGAGAGTTCAGAGCCGTTCACAGGTCCGGAAAAACCGCTTTCGCCAGGACCCAATTGAGATGAACAAGCAGACTCTTGGCCAGTTCTATAGAGACAAGAGACGGAAGCTCAAATTGACTCCTACTCGCGATATGGATGCAAACTTGCGAACTGTCTTCACGGATGGGGGTGTAGGGCTCTTGGGCGCTGGAGCCTTCCTTAAAAAGCATCGCCAGGAGATCTGTCGCGAAGTGGCTCAAGGAATGGGTGAATACCAATACCGAATTGGCGATGTTTTAAACCGTCTCAGCCGTCGAGCCGACGAGTTGGGGCTGTCTGTTGACCCTAGTCAGAAGCTGGCCCCGGTCTTAGATGTTGTTGCCGCTCAGGCTCTTGAAGACTGGGAGCGAAAAAGGCACCATATAGTTCTATGA
- a CDS encoding tRNA (adenine(22)-N(1))-methyltransferase TrmK: protein MRMVEAKTFKISPRLDYLFQQLQPGTDVWDLACDHGLVGMKAVVSGQFPSVTFVDKSVEAVEVLKRDFCVKLGGFDHSVDVAIVNGDMLEVPLPSENASLVVAGVGAHLICRFIKRVPLGSNLTLVLGPNKNPDEVERALKDLGWHITSQEVLIEKGRERTVFTAIVEGSIELQRAGDRRNQ from the coding sequence GTGAGGATGGTTGAGGCCAAGACCTTTAAAATCAGTCCGAGGCTGGATTATCTGTTCCAGCAACTGCAACCGGGTACGGATGTGTGGGATTTGGCCTGCGACCATGGCTTGGTCGGTATGAAGGCCGTGGTCTCCGGGCAATTTCCCTCGGTTACATTTGTGGACAAGTCGGTTGAGGCAGTGGAGGTTTTGAAAAGGGATTTTTGTGTCAAGCTGGGTGGCTTTGACCATTCGGTCGATGTGGCGATTGTTAACGGAGATATGCTAGAGGTGCCACTGCCGAGTGAAAATGCATCCTTAGTGGTCGCAGGGGTTGGAGCGCATCTCATCTGTCGGTTTATCAAACGGGTGCCTTTGGGGTCAAATTTGACCTTGGTGTTGGGGCCAAATAAAAATCCAGACGAGGTTGAGAGGGCCCTTAAGGATTTGGGCTGGCATATTACCAGTCAAGAGGTCCTTATTGAGAAGGGCCGAGAGCGGACGGTTTTTACCGCCATTGTGGAGGGATCAATTGAGTTACAGAGAGCTGGAGATCGGAGAAATCAATAA
- a CDS encoding glycosyltransferase family 2 protein produces the protein MSRLLSTSLLWICVLAIVGSVVAGFVPNQAIDQTIQLILAFYLSVVFFRATFFFFGSFREKVEDYLLDRLPSTEYAKPMVSIIVPCYNEEKVIANSLNSLLNLDYPFYEIIVVNDGSTDSTAAIAEMVAGTAYKSSIQVISQVNQGKAAALNNGLMHAVGDVILCVDADSKILPGSLEAGIRHFRDPKVGAVAGFVEIANQQNWLLQLQQLEYLVGLNFSRRALSFMGVVPIVPGPAGLFRRRAIFQAGGFQSKHHMYAEDAELSLRILAAGWKVKSEEDLVAVTEAPEAIMPLLRQRYRWNRGTFQALMLNLKSLLFRSGWRGKWVGGYLFTESAITPVVNFCLILYFLTFFVREAGLHLFSKWYLYLLAVDILTTIIAVHGRGNTIRWIFLTFLNKVGFYYMLLTWRILSLIEEWQDKDMSWDKLERTGHMGKV, from the coding sequence ATGAGCAGGCTGCTTAGCACCTCCCTCTTGTGGATATGCGTATTGGCTATCGTGGGGAGTGTTGTCGCTGGGTTTGTGCCAAATCAGGCGATAGATCAGACGATTCAACTGATCCTGGCGTTTTACCTTTCGGTAGTGTTCTTTAGGGCTACGTTTTTCTTTTTTGGCTCTTTCCGAGAGAAGGTCGAGGATTATCTTCTCGATCGCCTGCCTTCAACTGAATATGCAAAGCCCATGGTTTCAATTATCGTTCCTTGCTACAACGAGGAAAAAGTCATCGCCAATTCGTTGAACAGTCTATTGAATTTGGATTACCCATTTTACGAGATTATTGTCGTCAATGATGGCAGTACCGATTCGACGGCGGCAATTGCTGAGATGGTTGCGGGGACGGCCTATAAATCATCAATTCAGGTGATCAGTCAGGTCAATCAAGGGAAGGCTGCCGCTCTTAACAACGGTCTGATGCACGCAGTTGGAGACGTGATTCTCTGTGTGGACGCGGATTCAAAGATTCTTCCAGGGTCCCTAGAGGCAGGTATCAGACACTTTCGTGATCCCAAGGTTGGGGCTGTTGCCGGGTTCGTGGAGATTGCCAATCAACAGAATTGGCTTCTCCAACTCCAGCAGTTGGAGTACTTGGTGGGACTGAATTTCTCGAGGCGAGCCCTTTCATTTATGGGAGTTGTTCCAATAGTTCCTGGTCCAGCTGGGTTGTTTCGTCGTCGGGCCATTTTTCAGGCGGGAGGATTTCAATCCAAGCATCACATGTATGCCGAAGACGCCGAGCTCTCTTTGAGAATTTTGGCCGCCGGCTGGAAAGTGAAAAGCGAAGAGGACTTGGTGGCGGTTACCGAGGCACCGGAAGCCATCATGCCCCTTTTGAGGCAGCGGTACCGTTGGAATCGGGGCACATTCCAGGCCCTGATGCTCAACTTGAAATCGCTTCTATTCAGGTCGGGCTGGCGCGGAAAGTGGGTCGGAGGATACCTTTTCACTGAATCGGCAATTACGCCGGTTGTGAACTTCTGTTTGATACTCTATTTTCTGACCTTCTTTGTTCGCGAGGCGGGACTCCATTTGTTTTCAAAGTGGTATCTTTACCTTCTGGCGGTTGATATTTTGACGACGATTATTGCCGTTCATGGAAGAGGAAATACTATTCGCTGGATATTTTTGACCTTTCTGAACAAAGTGGGATTTTACTATATGCTCCTGACCTGGCGCATTTTGAGTCTGATTGAGGAATGGCAGGACAAGGACATGAGTTGGGACAAATTGGAACGAACCGGACACATGGGGAAAGTGTAA
- a CDS encoding response regulator transcription factor, with protein sequence MGTKKTKVLVASTDPAFLNGSLSELKADFDVQVATSIDVAQFLIKEWEPEIGLVDGDCPSSSALAGIRSLRPLDSFGLVVLSSSPNSFKEERAFREGADYFLPSGGPYRSLHLRIASLSRRLSQSTSKGGKQASADQVVAAMSVAQEAISFLDIRIFPQDYLVKRHQDLVNTTPTQFRLLLAFVSHPEQLLSREWLREHVWENAKISHRSIDAQISKLKKQIPELDRHLVNVYGKGYILTQPQQDAA encoded by the coding sequence ATGGGTACGAAAAAGACCAAAGTTCTCGTGGCTTCCACGGATCCAGCCTTCCTGAATGGCAGCCTTTCTGAACTCAAGGCTGACTTTGACGTTCAGGTCGCCACTTCGATTGATGTGGCCCAGTTTCTCATCAAGGAGTGGGAACCTGAAATCGGTCTAGTGGATGGAGATTGCCCGTCATCCAGTGCGCTGGCTGGAATTCGGTCCCTGCGTCCCCTGGACAGCTTCGGCTTGGTTGTCCTCAGCTCCAGCCCCAATTCCTTCAAAGAGGAGCGGGCCTTTCGCGAAGGAGCCGATTACTTCCTGCCATCTGGTGGCCCCTACCGAAGTCTGCATCTTCGGATTGCCTCGCTTTCCCGAAGACTCTCCCAAAGTACTTCAAAAGGCGGCAAGCAGGCGTCGGCTGACCAAGTTGTGGCCGCCATGTCGGTTGCCCAGGAGGCAATATCCTTTCTCGACATTCGTATCTTCCCCCAGGACTACCTGGTCAAAAGGCATCAGGATCTGGTGAACACAACACCTACTCAATTTAGACTTCTCTTGGCCTTCGTGTCTCACCCCGAGCAACTCTTGTCCCGGGAATGGCTCCGCGAACATGTGTGGGAAAATGCCAAAATTTCCCACCGCTCCATTGATGCACAAATCAGCAAACTTAAAAAGCAGATCCCTGAATTGGACCGTCACTTGGTTAATGTTTATGGGAAGGGATACATCCTGACCCAGCCACAACAAGACGCCGCTTAG
- a CDS encoding serine hydrolase translates to MKLRLIGYLLLVIVAGCQTSAPVDEEGYTKRRRGGHIQRATAKPREFKDELGQLLVDQMKEEQREGLGLFLFRIEDDKLLFASTFGVAETIRGRGSFSGTDAMSAGSSSLWVSAAVMLRLVAKRRIGLDSTTGKILGWKGEPGKITLRDLLSSISGLPGRPKGFDCFSRVDRTLQDCATELYGKLLSGEIPLAKGGAMLSYGPSHIQVAAAMAERVTSQKWVDLVKSEFVVPLKLSSETTFFTQPAQREGRSNPSAFEGLVISMRDYAIFLRMLVDNGGKYLPERLVNAMLTDQFSLYTKIESSPMKTLLKKDFHMGFGNWIECEPGGDEGCKRLNMNSCPGVYGWYPFIDEGKGLYGVLAALEGHTATRSAEPALRSWRILGKVREFTQNWRF, encoded by the coding sequence ATGAAACTTCGTCTCATTGGATATCTACTGTTGGTAATCGTGGCTGGTTGTCAGACGTCTGCTCCGGTAGACGAAGAGGGATACACCAAGCGACGCCGAGGGGGGCACATTCAAAGAGCCACCGCTAAACCTCGCGAATTCAAAGATGAACTTGGGCAGTTGCTGGTGGATCAAATGAAGGAGGAACAGCGTGAGGGTCTCGGCCTTTTTCTGTTCCGAATAGAAGATGACAAACTTCTGTTTGCCTCAACTTTTGGCGTCGCTGAAACAATTCGTGGACGGGGCAGCTTTTCCGGCACCGACGCTATGTCGGCTGGATCGTCATCCTTATGGGTATCTGCAGCCGTTATGCTGAGGCTAGTAGCTAAAAGGCGCATAGGCCTTGATTCAACTACTGGAAAAATCCTTGGCTGGAAAGGCGAGCCAGGAAAAATCACACTGCGGGATCTATTAAGTTCCATCTCCGGGCTTCCCGGTCGGCCAAAGGGTTTCGACTGTTTTTCTCGGGTTGACCGTACGTTACAGGATTGTGCAACAGAGCTCTATGGAAAATTGTTGAGTGGTGAGATTCCCCTGGCAAAGGGGGGAGCGATGCTCTCTTATGGTCCAAGCCATATTCAAGTTGCCGCAGCAATGGCAGAGCGAGTGACCTCCCAGAAATGGGTGGATCTAGTTAAAAGTGAATTTGTCGTCCCCCTCAAGCTAAGCTCAGAGACCACCTTTTTTACACAGCCGGCCCAACGAGAGGGACGTTCCAACCCATCGGCGTTTGAAGGCCTGGTCATCAGTATGAGAGATTACGCAATTTTTCTTCGTATGTTGGTCGACAATGGAGGAAAGTACTTACCAGAACGACTGGTTAATGCGATGTTGACCGATCAGTTTTCCCTTTACACAAAAATAGAGTCTTCGCCAATGAAGACTCTACTTAAAAAAGACTTCCATATGGGTTTTGGTAATTGGATTGAGTGCGAGCCGGGTGGGGACGAGGGCTGTAAGCGGCTCAATATGAATTCCTGTCCTGGGGTCTACGGTTGGTACCCTTTTATCGATGAAGGCAAAGGCTTGTACGGTGTGTTAGCCGCGCTGGAAGGGCACACAGCAACCCGATCTGCCGAACCGGCCCTGAGGTCTTGGCGAATTCTCGGTAAGGTTAGGGAGTTTACGCAGAATTGGAGATTCTAA